The sequence GCTCGGCGACCCGTCCACGGCGCTCGCGGCGGTGGGCTTCATCGGCACGTGGGTGCAGATGGGGCTGGTGATGCTGCTGCTCCTGTCCGGCATGAGCCGCATCCCCGGCGAGCTGTACGAGGCGGCGCGGCTGGACGGTGCCGGTGCGGTGCGGGAGTTCTTCGCGATCACGCTGCCCTCGGTGCGCGGCGAGATCACCGTCTCCCTGGTGCTGACCATCATCGCCGCGCTGAAGACCTTCGACCTGGTCTACATGACCACCTCCGGCGGGCCCGGCAACACCACCACCGTGCCCAGCTTCGAGGTGTACTTCCGGGCGTTCGAGCTGCGCGCCGTCGGCTCCGCCTCCGCGGTCGCGATCGTGCTCACGGCGCTGATCTTCGTGATCAACGTGGGCGTGACCCGGATCGGGGAGCGGCAGTCATGAGGGTCTCCCGCGCCGAGACGACGATGAACTACGTGCTCCTGCTGGGCTTCGCCGCCTTCGCGCTCGCCCCGGTGCTCACGATCCTGGCCGCCTCCGTCTCCGCACCGCTGGGGCAGAGCGGCGGGCTGCACCTGGAGAACTTCGCCCGCGCCTGGACGGTCGGCGGCTTCGGCCGGACGCTCGGCAACTCGCTCGTGGTCGCCGCGATCGTGGTCTCGCTCGCCACGACGCTCGCGATCCTCGCCGGCTATGCCTTCGGCACCATGCGCTTCCGGGGCTCGACGGCGCTGTTCTACCTGTTCCTGCTGGGGCTGATGATCCCGGCCGAGGCGACGATCATCCCGCTGTTCTTCGACCTGCGCACGCTGGGCCTGACCGACACCTATCTCGCGATCGCGATGCCGCAGGTGGCGCAGTCGATCGCCTTCGGCACGTTCTGGCTGCGGGCGCAGTTCCGCGCCACGCCCACGAGCCTCCTCGAGGCCGCCGCGCTCGACGGCGCGGGCCCGCTGCAGGCGCTGCTGCGGATCCTCGTGCCCGCCTCCCGCCCCGCGATCGTCACCATGGTGGTGCTGGTGTTCATGTGGACCTGGAACGAGTTCCTCATCGCGCTGATCATGGCGCCGGGCGGGAGGCTGCGCACCGCCCCGCTGGGGCTGGCGAACTTCCAGGGCCAGTACACCTCCGAGACCGCGCTGCTGGCCGCGGGCGCCGTGATCGTCGCGCTGCCCACCGTGATCCTGTTCCTGTTCCTTCAACGCCACTTCATCCGCGGAATGCTCGAAGGAGTCGCCAAGTGATGACCGACCGGCCCACCGACCCCACCCAGCCCGACGACCCCGCCCAGCCCGACGACCCCACCCAGCCCGACGACCCCGCCCGTCGGCCCGACGACCCCACCGTCCAGCCCGACGCCGCCACTCAGTCCGCCGATGCCTCGGCCCCGGCCCGCGACGCAGCGACTCCGGGCGACGCCGCCCCGGCCGTCCCGCGCGGGGAGCAGCCCGCCGGCGCCTCGACCCCCGCGCCGCCGGAGGCCGCCGAGTGCCAGGACTGGGACCCGCTGGCCGCCCAGCGCGCCGCCGCGGATCCGCCGCTGGACGTGCTGCTCTCCGGCACCGTCTTCTTCGACATCGTCTTCACCGGCATGGACCGCCTGCCCCGTCCCGGCGAGGAGCTGTGGTCCAAGGGCATGGGCTCGAGCCCCGGCGGGATCGCCAACCTCGCCACCGCCGCCGCCCGCCTCGGCCTGCGCACCGGGCTGGTGGCCGGCTTCGGGGACGACGCCTACGCCGACTGGATGTGGCACACCATGGCGCACGAGGAGGGAATCGACCTGTCGGCCTCGCGCCGCTTCACCGACTTCCACTCCGCCCTCACCGTCTCCATCGCCGCGGAGGGCGACCGGGCCATGGCCACCCACGGCCACGACCTGCCCGAGCCGCTCTCCACCCTCATCGCCGGCGCGCCCGACGCCCGAGCCGCCGTGGTGGACCTGGCGGGGGAGACCTCCTGGTGGGCGCAGCTCGCCCAGCGCGGGTCGCTGATCTTCGCAGACATCGGCTTCGATGCCACCGAGCGCTGGAACATCGCGGACCTCGCGCCGCTGGTCCACTGCCACGCCTTCACCCCGAACGCGCTCGAGGCGATGGCGTACACCCGCACCGACACCCCGGACCGGGCGGTGCGAGCGCTCGCCGAGATGGTGCCGCTCGCCGTGGTCACCGATGGGGCCGACGGCTCCTACGCGATCGACGGCTCCACCGGGGAGGAGGCGTTCTGCCCGGCCGTCCCGGTCACTGCGATCGA comes from Brachybacterium faecium DSM 4810 and encodes:
- a CDS encoding ABC-type sugar transport system, permease component (PFAM: Binding-protein-dependent transport system inner membrane component); the protein is MRVSRAETTMNYVLLLGFAAFALAPVLTILAASVSAPLGQSGGLHLENFARAWTVGGFGRTLGNSLVVAAIVVSLATTLAILAGYAFGTMRFRGSTALFYLFLLGLMIPAEATIIPLFFDLRTLGLTDTYLAIAMPQVAQSIAFGTFWLRAQFRATPTSLLEAAALDGAGPLQALLRILVPASRPAIVTMVVLVFMWTWNEFLIALIMAPGGRLRTAPLGLANFQGQYTSETALLAAGAVIVALPTVILFLFLQRHFIRGMLEGVAK
- a CDS encoding sugar kinase, ribokinase (PFAM: pfkB family carbohydrate kinase) — protein: MTDRPTDPTQPDDPAQPDDPTQPDDPARRPDDPTVQPDAATQSADASAPARDAATPGDAAPAVPRGEQPAGASTPAPPEAAECQDWDPLAAQRAAADPPLDVLLSGTVFFDIVFTGMDRLPRPGEELWSKGMGSSPGGIANLATAAARLGLRTGLVAGFGDDAYADWMWHTMAHEEGIDLSASRRFTDFHSALTVSIAAEGDRAMATHGHDLPEPLSTLIAGAPDARAAVVDLAGETSWWAQLAQRGSLIFADIGFDATERWNIADLAPLVHCHAFTPNALEAMAYTRTDTPDRAVRALAEMVPLAVVTDGADGSYAIDGSTGEEAFCPAVPVTAIDTTGAGDVFAAAMVLGTLASWPLEERLRFGSLCSALAVQQFGGSLAAPGWGDITDWWRSLSAAADGGDLRAAYTRSGYRFLDAVVPDHPVQGRRRAQGTFALRSDAGKH